One genomic region from Streptomyces sp. NBC_01304 encodes:
- a CDS encoding sensor histidine kinase, translated as MSESAVRVAPWWRPCGEALVLSVVLALAWLADEIGGWVDWRPVLIAIGALLWGLRRAPLLVIAVLLVLAQLIPLSDGYNGIWTGQTVPAVAMFALGTTLRGGRALALGVLTVVLGLVGWYLTGPDWEHSVQEAEYFCFNLVAFYVAPALGGRAWNYRRELAAAQSARAEALEREHEIRTEQARSAERTRIAREMHDVIGNRVGNMVMIATTMHTVQSRPEGDPAVAAEAELIRGEGRAALQELREVLGLLSATASPPPTVTDLNELVRSAARAGGTRIGFTVDGHLDTLPPPVLRALYRIVQESLTNAAKHAPGAPVGVQIACRPVGVELEVINGAAARARDEQSAASGGSGLTGARERVAVLGGSLQTQMLPDGGFRLRAWLPVRITRAATGERNDDAS; from the coding sequence ATGTCTGAGTCCGCGGTCCGCGTCGCCCCATGGTGGCGACCCTGTGGGGAAGCGCTGGTCCTGAGCGTGGTCTTGGCGCTGGCCTGGCTGGCCGACGAGATCGGCGGCTGGGTGGACTGGCGTCCGGTACTCATCGCGATCGGTGCCCTGCTGTGGGGGCTGCGGCGCGCGCCCCTGCTCGTCATCGCCGTCCTGCTGGTGCTGGCGCAGTTGATTCCGCTGAGTGACGGCTACAACGGTATCTGGACCGGCCAGACGGTTCCCGCCGTCGCCATGTTCGCGCTCGGCACCACGTTGCGCGGCGGGCGCGCGCTAGCCCTCGGAGTGCTGACAGTGGTGCTCGGCCTCGTCGGCTGGTACCTGACGGGACCCGATTGGGAGCACTCCGTACAGGAGGCAGAGTACTTTTGCTTCAACCTCGTCGCCTTCTACGTCGCTCCCGCCCTCGGCGGCCGGGCCTGGAACTACCGGCGCGAACTGGCCGCCGCTCAATCCGCGCGTGCCGAGGCGTTGGAGCGAGAGCACGAGATCCGCACCGAGCAGGCCAGAAGCGCGGAGCGGACGCGTATCGCCCGGGAAATGCACGATGTCATCGGCAATCGGGTCGGCAACATGGTGATGATCGCGACCACGATGCACACCGTGCAGTCCCGGCCGGAGGGCGACCCCGCTGTCGCGGCCGAGGCCGAGCTGATCCGCGGTGAGGGCAGGGCCGCTCTGCAGGAGCTGCGCGAAGTCCTCGGGCTGCTCTCGGCGACCGCCTCTCCCCCGCCTACGGTGACCGATCTCAACGAGCTCGTCCGATCCGCCGCGCGGGCCGGCGGTACTCGTATCGGCTTCACCGTGGACGGGCACCTGGACACGCTGCCTCCGCCGGTCCTTCGGGCCCTGTATCGCATCGTGCAGGAGTCGCTCACCAACGCGGCCAAGCACGCTCCGGGTGCGCCGGTCGGCGTGCAGATCGCCTGTCGGCCCGTCGGCGTCGAACTTGAGGTCATCAACGGGGCGGCAGCGCGAGCCAGGGACGAGCAGTCGGCGGCAAGCGGTGGCAGCGGTCTGACCGGTGCGCGGGAGCGAGTGGCCGTCCTCGGCGGTAGCCTCCAGACACAGATGCTGCCCGACGGCGGGTTCCGGCTGCGCGCCTGGCTTCCCGTCCGAATCACCCGCGCCGCGACGGGTGAGAGGAACGACGACGCCTCATGA